Proteins from a single region of Apium graveolens cultivar Ventura chromosome 7, ASM990537v1, whole genome shotgun sequence:
- the LOC141673911 gene encoding BOI-related E3 ubiquitin-protein ligase 1-like, whose translation MAVEARHMNIFPQQIITNRECMNMNQVNNYGYNDNNLGTVIFDGTTMAENLLPFNQSVYCEATNSMKAESGLTYNLPSVPRKRSRDSMNELHPVIVPQKQSHLHDSQQSLPIQMHQQCLEIDQIIAQHTKKIRMELEERQTQQTRTLVSAIGEGLMKKLQEKDDHIQKMLRMNLALQERVKNLFLENQLWKDLAQTNEATVISLRCNLEQVLTQVSDDRHFPAAGNAEEEAESCGSSGHGEEGEEVFKRRRVGNDAPSDGGFGNRMCRKCGERESCVLILPCRHLCLCTVCGTTSQSKCPVCNANMNATVHVNVSDKNYFCL comes from the exons GGAATGTATGAATATGAATCAAGTGAACAACTATGGATACAATGACAATAATCTTGGTACGGTGATTTTCGATGGAACAACAATGGCGGAGAATTTATTGCCGTTCAATCAATCTGTATATTGTGAAGCTACTAACTCAATGAAAGCCGAGAGTGGACTCACTTATAATCTACCATCTGTTCCAAGAAAGCGGTCACGAGATTCAATGAACGAGTTGCACCCAGTCATTGTGCCACAAAAGCAGTCTCATCTTCATGATTCTCAACAAAGTTTACCAATTCAGATGCACCAACAATGTTTGGAGATCGATCAAATCATTGCTCAACAT ACAAAGAAGATTCGCATGGAACTAGAAGAGAGACAAACGCAACAAACAAGAACATTAGTGTCTGCAATCGGAGAAGGATTGATGAAGAAATTACAAGAAAAAGATGATCACATTCAAAAAATGTTGCGAATGAATCTTGCACTTCAAGAAAGAGTCAAGAATTTATTTCTCGAAAATCAGTTATGGAAAGATTTGGCGCAAACAAATGAAGCAACCGTGATATCTCTCCGGTGCAACTTAGAGCAAGTGCTGACGCAAGTTTCCGACGACCGTCATTTTCCGGCGGCCGGAAATGCTGAGGAGGAAGCGGAGTCGTGTGGGAGTAGTGGGCATGGTGAGGAGGGTGAAGAAGTTTTTAAACGGCGGCGCGTGGGTAACGACGCGCCGTCAGACGGGGGATTTGGGAACAGGATGTGCCGGAAATGTGGAGAGAGGGAATCGTGTGTGTTGATATTGCCATGTAGGCATCTGTGTTTATGTACGGTTTGTGGGACCACTTCGCAGTCGAAGTGTCCAGTGTGCAATGCAAACATGAACGCCACTGTGCATGTGAATGTATCAGATAAGAACTACTTTTGTCTTTAG